From the genome of Deinococcus sp. JMULE3, one region includes:
- a CDS encoding MOSC domain-containing protein, producing MTIQQAQVIAVARNVTHRFSKTPQPSITLLAGLGVQGDAHAGETVRHRSRVRADPTQPNLRQVHLIHAELLGQVAADGFHVQPADLGENITTRGLDLLALPRGTRLTFPSGAAVEVTGLRNPCAQIDAFQPGLMHRLIGTDDAGDPVFLAGVMGTVLESGEVTPGDAIRVTLPPEPHEPLRRV from the coding sequence CGGAACGTCACGCACCGCTTCAGCAAGACGCCACAGCCGAGCATCACGCTGCTGGCCGGGCTGGGCGTGCAGGGCGACGCGCACGCGGGCGAGACGGTGCGGCACCGCTCGCGCGTCCGGGCGGACCCCACGCAGCCGAACCTGCGGCAGGTGCACCTGATTCACGCCGAACTGCTTGGTCAGGTCGCGGCGGACGGCTTCCACGTGCAACCCGCCGACCTGGGGGAGAACATCACGACGCGTGGCCTGGACCTGCTGGCCCTGCCGCGCGGCACGCGACTGACCTTCCCGTCCGGCGCGGCGGTCGAGGTGACGGGCCTGCGCAACCCCTGCGCGCAGATCGACGCGTTCCAGCCGGGATTGATGCACCGCCTGATCGGCACGGACGACGCGGGCGACCCGGTGTTCCTCGCCGGGGTGATGGGCACCGTGCTGGAAAGCGGTGAGGTGACACCCGGTGACGCCATCCGCGTGACTCTGCCGCCGGAACCGCACGAGCCCCTGCGGCGCGTGTAG
- a CDS encoding alpha/beta fold hydrolase family protein, translated as MTALTHPTTPTMPLSAPDDTPERCHAEDRPHLRVARLFRTQPLLLDCGLPVSDVRLAYHTYGTPQETATLVLHALTGTSAVHEWWPDFLGEGKPLDTGRDYVICANVLGGCAGSSGPADLPTLNGQDAPLTLRDLARAGRALLEHLGVRRVRIVGGSMGGMLAYAWLLECPDLVEKAVIIGAPARHSPWAIGLNTAARSAIRAAPGGEGLKVARQIAMLSYRSPESFAATQSGQRQGVPAITSYLHHQGEKLHARFCERTYVTLTGAMDAFQPSDAELQTIRTPVLAVGISSDQLYPAAEVQASAALLPHARYVELNSIHGHDAFLMDAGDLPEQVSEFLKG; from the coding sequence GTGACCGCCCTGACGCACCCCACCACCCCCACCATGCCCCTGAGCGCACCGGACGACACGCCCGAACGATGTCACGCCGAGGACCGCCCCCACCTGCGGGTCGCGCGGCTGTTCCGGACCCAGCCGCTGCTGCTCGACTGCGGCCTGCCCGTCAGTGACGTCCGGCTGGCGTACCACACCTACGGGACGCCGCAGGAGACCGCCACGCTGGTCCTGCACGCCCTGACCGGCACGAGCGCCGTGCACGAGTGGTGGCCGGACTTCCTGGGCGAAGGGAAACCCCTGGATACAGGGCGGGACTACGTGATCTGCGCGAACGTCCTGGGCGGTTGCGCGGGCAGCAGCGGCCCCGCCGACCTGCCCACCCTGAACGGCCAGGACGCCCCGCTGACCCTGCGCGACCTGGCCCGCGCGGGCCGCGCCCTGCTGGAGCACCTGGGCGTCAGGCGCGTGCGGATCGTGGGCGGCAGCATGGGCGGCATGCTCGCGTACGCGTGGCTGCTCGAATGCCCCGACCTCGTCGAGAAGGCCGTGATCATCGGCGCCCCGGCTCGCCACTCCCCGTGGGCGATCGGGCTGAACACCGCCGCCCGCAGCGCCATCCGCGCCGCGCCCGGCGGGGAAGGCCTGAAGGTCGCGCGGCAGATCGCCATGCTCTCCTACCGCAGCCCCGAGAGTTTCGCCGCCACCCAGAGCGGGCAGCGGCAGGGTGTCCCCGCCATCACGTCCTACCTGCACCATCAGGGCGAGAAACTCCACGCGCGCTTCTGCGAACGCACCTACGTCACCCTGACCGGCGCGATGGACGCCTTCCAGCCCAGCGACGCGGAACTGCAGACCATCCGCACGCCCGTTCTGGCCGTCGGGATCAGCAGCGACCAGCTGTACCCGGCCGCCGAGGTGCAGGCCAGCGCGGCACTCCTCCCGCACGCGCGGTACGTGGAACTGAACAGCATCCACGGGCACGACGCGTTCCTGATGGACGCGGGCGACCTCCCGGAGCAGGTCAGCGAGTTCCTGAAGGGCTGA
- a CDS encoding O-acetylhomoserine aminocarboxypropyltransferase/cysteine synthase family protein, whose protein sequence is MAHKFETLQVHAGQKPDPTTGAQQTPIYPTNSYVFQSPEHAADLFGLRQFGNIYSRIMNPTNAVFEDRVAALEGGVGALAVASGHAAQFLAITNVAQAGDNIVSSPNLYGGTVNQFRVTLKRLGIEVRFTSRDERPEEFTALIDDRTRAVYLETIGNPALNIPDFEAIAAAAHAQGVAVIVDNTFGAGGYYCQPLKHGADVVLHSASKWIGGHGNGIGGVIVDGGTFDWGNGRYPLMTEPSPSYHGLNFWETFGAGNPLGLPNVAFIIRARTEGLRDLGPTLAPQQAWQFLQGLETLSLRAERHAQNAHALASWLASHPDVARVTYPGLSNHPHFDRAQHYLPRGAGAVLTFELRGGRAAGEAFIRSVALAQHVANVGDTRTLVIHPASTTHSQLEEAAQRAAGVTPGLVRVSVGIEHIDDIREDFAQALAAALVEAGDATLGDA, encoded by the coding sequence ATGGCGCACAAGTTCGAGACGTTGCAGGTTCACGCCGGGCAGAAGCCCGACCCCACCACAGGCGCGCAGCAGACGCCCATCTACCCCACGAACAGTTACGTGTTCCAGTCCCCGGAGCACGCCGCGGACCTGTTCGGCCTGCGGCAGTTCGGGAACATCTACAGCCGGATCATGAACCCCACGAACGCCGTGTTCGAGGACCGCGTCGCGGCGCTGGAGGGCGGCGTGGGCGCGCTGGCGGTCGCCAGTGGGCACGCCGCGCAGTTCCTGGCGATCACGAACGTCGCGCAGGCGGGCGACAACATCGTGTCCAGCCCGAACCTGTACGGCGGGACCGTGAACCAGTTCCGCGTGACCCTGAAACGACTGGGCATCGAGGTGCGCTTCACGAGCCGCGACGAGCGCCCCGAGGAATTCACCGCGCTGATCGACGACCGCACCCGCGCCGTGTACCTGGAGACCATCGGGAACCCCGCGCTGAACATCCCGGACTTCGAGGCGATCGCGGCCGCCGCGCACGCGCAGGGCGTCGCGGTGATCGTCGACAACACGTTCGGTGCCGGGGGGTACTACTGCCAGCCCCTGAAGCACGGCGCGGACGTGGTGCTGCACTCGGCGAGCAAGTGGATCGGCGGGCACGGGAACGGGATCGGCGGCGTGATCGTGGACGGCGGCACCTTCGACTGGGGGAACGGCCGGTACCCGCTGATGACCGAACCCAGCCCCAGCTACCACGGGCTGAACTTCTGGGAGACCTTCGGCGCGGGCAACCCGCTGGGCCTGCCGAACGTGGCGTTCATCATCCGCGCCCGCACCGAGGGCCTGCGCGACCTGGGACCCACCCTGGCCCCGCAGCAGGCGTGGCAGTTCCTGCAGGGCCTGGAAACCCTGAGCCTGCGCGCCGAGCGGCACGCGCAGAACGCGCACGCGCTGGCGTCGTGGCTGGCGTCGCACCCGGATGTGGCCCGCGTGACCTACCCCGGCCTGAGTAACCACCCGCACTTCGACCGCGCGCAGCATTACCTGCCGCGCGGGGCGGGCGCCGTGCTGACCTTCGAACTGCGCGGCGGTCGCGCGGCAGGCGAGGCGTTCATCCGCTCGGTGGCCCTGGCGCAGCACGTCGCGAACGTCGGCGACACCCGCACGCTGGTCATCCACCCGGCCAGCACCACGCACAGCCAGCTGGAGGAGGCCGCGCAGCGCGCCGCCGGGGTCACGCCCGGACTGGTGCGCGTGTCGGTGGGCATCGAGCATATCGACGACATCCGCGAGGACTTCGCGCAGGCGCTGGCTGCCGCGCTCGTCGAGGCCGGTGACGCCACCCTGGGGGACGCGTGA
- a CDS encoding 3'-5' exonuclease has product MNVVVFDLETTGLSPERDGIVEIGAVRIVDGQVDEAQRYETLVRPTTADGDAMLIPWRAEKVHGISNDMVRASPTIHEVLPEFLEFVNGWPVVAHNIGFDAGFMRANAARAGLNWNPQAEYCTVQLSRRAFPRERAHNLTVLAERLGLNFAPGGRHRSFGDVQVTAQAYLRLTELLRKA; this is encoded by the coding sequence GTGAATGTTGTCGTGTTCGACCTGGAAACCACGGGCCTCTCGCCGGAACGCGACGGCATCGTCGAGATCGGCGCCGTCCGCATCGTGGACGGGCAGGTGGACGAGGCTCAGCGGTACGAGACCCTGGTGCGCCCCACCACCGCCGACGGCGACGCCATGCTGATCCCCTGGCGGGCCGAGAAGGTGCACGGCATCAGCAACGACATGGTCCGCGCCTCGCCCACCATCCATGAGGTCCTGCCGGAATTCCTGGAGTTCGTGAACGGCTGGCCGGTCGTGGCGCACAACATCGGTTTCGACGCCGGGTTCATGCGCGCCAACGCCGCCCGCGCGGGCCTGAACTGGAACCCGCAGGCGGAGTACTGCACCGTGCAGCTCTCGCGCCGCGCCTTCCCCCGTGAACGCGCGCACAACCTGACGGTGCTGGCCGAGCGGCTGGGCCTGAACTTCGCGCCCGGTGGGCGCCACCGCTCCTTCGGGGACGTGCAGGTCACCGCGCAGGCCTACCTGCGCCTGACGGAACTCCTCCGGAAGGCCTGA
- a CDS encoding gluconokinase yields MTPGPLRVVVMGVSGSGKTTLGRALGAALHAPFLDGDDHHTPQARARMHAGHPLTDADRAPWLARLRAELDAHDRVILACSALKRPYRDALRAPGTRFLHLHVPEDLLRDRLRHRHGHYAGPDLLPSQLTTLQPPQPDEPDAITLHVTARDTPADVLRGALARLQP; encoded by the coding sequence GTGACCCCCGGCCCCCTGCGCGTGGTCGTCATGGGCGTCTCCGGCAGCGGCAAGACCACCCTGGGCCGTGCCCTGGGCGCCGCGCTGCACGCCCCGTTCCTGGACGGCGACGACCATCACACCCCCCAGGCCCGCGCGCGCATGCACGCCGGGCACCCCCTGACCGACGCGGACCGCGCCCCCTGGTTGGCCCGCCTGCGCGCCGAACTGGACGCCCACGACCGCGTGATCCTGGCCTGCTCCGCCCTGAAACGCCCCTACCGCGACGCCCTGCGCGCCCCCGGCACCCGCTTCCTGCACCTGCACGTCCCCGAAGACCTGCTGCGCGACCGCCTCCGGCACCGCCACGGGCACTACGCCGGACCCGACCTCCTGCCCTCGCAGCTGACCACCCTGCAACCCCCACAGCCCGACGAGCCCGACGCGATCACGCTGCACGTCACGGCCCGCGACACTCCCGCCGACGTGCTGCGTGGGGCCCTGGCCCGACTCCAGCCCTGA
- the uvsE gene encoding UV DNA damage repair endonuclease UvsE, which translates to MTAPTYGLVCLTTGPEIRFRTITLTRYRALTADQRYGTLLDLYADNTARVRRAADYCAARGIRLYRLSSSLFPMLDLQGDDTGAQVLAHLAPQLRDAGHAFQDHGIRVLMHPEQFIVLNSDRPEVRESSLRAITTHAHVMDALGLERSPWNLLLLHGGKGGRAQELQAIIPDLPESVRLRLGLENDERAYSPRDLMPVCEATGTPLVFDAHHHVVHDHLPDQDHPSVREWVLAARRTWTPPEWQVVHLSNGLDGPQDRRHSHLITHLPAAYHDVPWIEVEAKGKEEALAALGACTPVRTA; encoded by the coding sequence GTGACGGCTCCCACCTACGGACTGGTCTGTCTGACCACCGGCCCCGAGATCCGCTTCCGCACCATCACCCTCACCCGCTACCGCGCCCTGACGGCAGACCAGCGGTACGGCACGCTGCTCGACCTGTACGCCGACAACACCGCCCGCGTGCGCCGCGCCGCCGACTACTGCGCCGCGCGCGGCATCCGCCTGTACCGCCTCAGCTCCAGCCTGTTCCCCATGCTGGACCTGCAAGGCGACGACACCGGCGCGCAGGTCCTCGCGCACCTCGCGCCGCAACTGCGGGACGCCGGGCACGCCTTCCAGGATCACGGCATCCGCGTCCTGATGCACCCCGAGCAGTTCATCGTCCTGAACAGCGACCGCCCCGAGGTCAGAGAGAGCAGCCTGCGCGCCATCACCACCCACGCGCACGTCATGGACGCCCTGGGCCTGGAGCGCAGCCCCTGGAACCTCCTGCTCCTGCACGGCGGCAAGGGCGGCCGCGCCCAGGAACTCCAGGCGATCATCCCCGACCTGCCCGAATCGGTCCGCCTGCGCCTGGGCCTGGAAAACGACGAGCGGGCCTACAGCCCCCGCGACCTCATGCCCGTCTGCGAGGCCACCGGCACCCCACTGGTGTTCGACGCGCACCACCACGTCGTCCACGACCACCTGCCCGACCAGGACCACCCCAGCGTCCGCGAGTGGGTCCTGGCCGCCCGCCGCACCTGGACGCCCCCAGAGTGGCAGGTCGTGCACCTCAGCAACGGCCTGGACGGCCCGCAGGACCGCCGCCACAGCCATCTGATCACGCACCTGCCCGCCGCGTACCACGACGTCCCCTGGATCGAGGTGGAAGCCAAGGGCAAGGAGGAAGCCCTGGCCGCCCTGGGCGCCTGCACCCCGGTGCGAACCGCGTGA
- a CDS encoding DUF2256 domain-containing protein, with product MLATMPRPERPFGGGRPPSQRPSKICAHCGLPFTWRRKWARDWDTVKYCSDRCRAAAKRDRT from the coding sequence ATGCTGGCAACGATGCCTCGCCCGGAACGCCCCTTCGGCGGTGGACGCCCGCCCAGCCAGCGTCCCAGTAAAATCTGCGCCCACTGCGGCCTGCCCTTCACTTGGCGCAGGAAGTGGGCGCGCGACTGGGACACCGTCAAGTACTGCTCGGACCGCTGCCGCGCCGCCGCGAAACGGGACCGCACGTGA
- a CDS encoding carbohydrate binding domain-containing protein — MPRSPLPILLPVTLLLGACNLTGASTATPVWADEFNGTQLDTSKWSYQTGNGFMNGNDYVAGWGNNELEYYTDRASNVSVQGGNLVITAKKEQFTGPTGNTTGTFDWTSGRVRTAGKFSRTYGRFEIRAKFPRGKGFWPAVWMLPETPSPYPGWAANGEIDIAEGWGSKPTELAQTIHYGGVWPNNVYKGETVTFANGGTMDQWHTYAVEWTPGKIQWFIDGKLTSEKTQWWSAKNNPPTSDADLNAWPAPFDKPFHLLLNLAVGGNFDGNPDATTPDQGQMLVDYVRVYGMQNENGSAGPKPDMTYPWTPRPARPALPDGNLVYNGSFDLSDTDPLVTPDATSLSGVNNSKFWTMYTSDGQVTLSNDAGALKADITNAGSVAYAVQVRQDGLNIELGGKYEVSFDAWAQTARPVTIKVGGGPDRGYAAYSGEKTVQLGTTKARQTLTFDMSATSDAAARLEFNLGNAGTGPVWIDNVVIKRVGNAAGARPPAADGNLLYNAAFTQDATATVPGIAGVPGSAYWSTWSNVPERLSTSVSGGTVTLNVTNVDPSNNWHVQLNQTNVPVTAGKSYTLTFKGKATDAREVAVVIGENGGSFTRYLDGKAALTGTEQTFTYTFTAPVTNIGAQFQILGAVGAAGSNYGLSFRDFRLVQNP, encoded by the coding sequence ATGCCCAGATCACCCCTGCCCATCCTGCTGCCCGTCACGCTGCTGCTCGGCGCCTGCAACCTCACCGGGGCCAGCACCGCCACGCCCGTCTGGGCCGACGAATTCAACGGCACCCAGCTGGACACCAGCAAGTGGAGCTACCAGACCGGCAACGGCTTCATGAACGGCAACGACTACGTCGCCGGGTGGGGCAACAACGAACTGGAGTACTACACCGACCGCGCCAGCAACGTCAGCGTTCAGGGCGGCAACCTCGTGATCACCGCCAAGAAGGAACAGTTCACCGGTCCCACCGGGAACACCACCGGCACCTTCGACTGGACCTCGGGGCGCGTCCGCACCGCCGGGAAGTTCAGCCGCACCTACGGCAGGTTCGAGATCCGCGCCAAATTCCCCAGGGGCAAGGGCTTCTGGCCCGCCGTGTGGATGCTCCCCGAAACCCCCAGCCCCTACCCCGGCTGGGCCGCGAACGGCGAGATCGACATCGCCGAGGGCTGGGGCAGCAAACCCACCGAACTCGCGCAGACCATCCACTACGGCGGCGTGTGGCCCAACAACGTGTACAAGGGCGAAACCGTCACCTTCGCCAACGGCGGCACCATGGACCAGTGGCACACCTACGCCGTCGAGTGGACGCCCGGCAAGATCCAGTGGTTCATCGACGGGAAACTCACCAGTGAAAAGACCCAGTGGTGGAGCGCCAAGAACAATCCCCCCACCAGCGACGCCGACCTGAACGCCTGGCCCGCCCCCTTCGACAAGCCCTTCCACCTGCTGCTGAACCTCGCCGTGGGCGGCAACTTCGACGGGAACCCCGACGCGACCACCCCCGACCAGGGCCAGATGCTCGTGGATTACGTCCGCGTGTACGGCATGCAGAATGAGAACGGCAGCGCCGGACCGAAACCCGACATGACCTACCCCTGGACGCCCAGACCCGCCCGCCCGGCCCTGCCCGACGGGAACCTCGTGTACAACGGGTCGTTCGACCTCAGTGACACCGATCCGCTGGTGACGCCCGACGCCACCTCGCTGAGCGGCGTGAACAACAGCAAGTTCTGGACCATGTACACCAGCGACGGTCAGGTCACCCTGAGCAACGACGCGGGCGCCCTGAAGGCCGACATCACCAACGCCGGGAGCGTCGCCTACGCCGTGCAGGTCCGCCAGGACGGCCTGAACATCGAACTGGGCGGCAAGTACGAGGTCAGCTTCGACGCCTGGGCGCAGACCGCCCGTCCCGTCACGATCAAGGTCGGCGGCGGCCCTGACCGGGGCTACGCCGCGTACTCCGGCGAGAAGACCGTCCAACTGGGCACCACGAAGGCACGCCAGACCCTGACCTTCGACATGAGCGCCACCTCCGACGCCGCCGCCCGCCTGGAATTCAACCTGGGGAACGCCGGGACCGGCCCGGTCTGGATCGACAACGTGGTCATCAAGCGCGTCGGGAACGCCGCCGGAGCCCGTCCGCCCGCCGCCGACGGCAACCTGCTGTACAACGCCGCGTTCACGCAGGACGCCACCGCGACCGTTCCCGGCATCGCGGGCGTGCCCGGCAGCGCGTACTGGAGCACCTGGAGCAACGTCCCCGAACGCCTGAGCACCAGCGTCAGCGGCGGCACGGTCACCCTGAACGTCACGAACGTGGACCCCAGCAACAACTGGCACGTCCAGCTGAACCAGACGAACGTGCCCGTCACGGCCGGGAAGTCCTACACCCTGACCTTCAAGGGCAAGGCCACCGACGCCCGCGAGGTCGCCGTGGTCATCGGCGAGAACGGCGGCAGCTTCACCCGCTACCTGGACGGCAAGGCCGCCCTGACCGGCACCGAGCAGACCTTCACGTACACCTTCACGGCGCCCGTCACGAACATCGGCGCGCAGTTCCAGATCCTCGGCGCGGTCGGCGCGGCGGGCAGCAACTACGGCCTGAGCTTCCGCGACTTCCGCCTCGTGCAGAACCCCTGA
- a CDS encoding PadR family transcriptional regulator — protein sequence MNPLKSGTIDLVILAALQEQPRYGLELAQHIGTRSGGLFELSEGSLYPALLRLSRAGLIEGQWHPTPGGGSPRKVYTLTDSGGQELTRRRGEWQKLQAAVNALISRSLA from the coding sequence TTGAATCCACTGAAATCCGGCACCATCGACCTCGTCATCCTCGCCGCCCTGCAGGAACAGCCCCGCTACGGCCTGGAACTCGCGCAGCACATCGGCACCCGCAGCGGCGGCCTGTTCGAACTCAGCGAGGGCAGCCTCTACCCCGCCCTGCTGCGCCTCAGCCGCGCCGGACTCATCGAGGGTCAGTGGCACCCCACGCCCGGCGGCGGCAGCCCCCGCAAGGTCTACACCCTGACCGACAGTGGCGGCCAGGAACTCACGCGGCGGCGCGGCGAATGGCAGAAACTCCAGGCGGCCGTGAACGCCCTGATCAGCCGGAGCCTCGCGTGA
- a CDS encoding permease prefix domain 1-containing protein, giving the protein MSRVSRYVRRATTGLPRHERLEVAAELRTHLLDRVRQLEAEGFSREEAEHLAVTAMGRPAGTNRALLGHVFTTALGWTVLTALVIGGGGWWVWTRVPLPLPGVREASWNWSKELSSDDLRDILGYEYAPRGQMLAGTLRVPPRTEWVYVAITPVGSGAGRGSGYWAMHRLAPAPGLGPNRVRRAQVVLGSSVWETGRCGGNGLALYEDMRWPAEQGRIRGSPQCLATLPPRTTVEWVQSSWGRTSWMVGQVRSDHHRAARPLPMNTWTPLALYGLDYRKLGSKQQSVIWRGDGQGMKAAYLYSVMPADHQMHQAVFPNEPASLSGRFDWGRHALGLPKPDLRLSR; this is encoded by the coding sequence GTGAGCCGCGTGTCCCGCTACGTCCGCCGCGCCACCACCGGCCTGCCCCGCCACGAACGCCTGGAGGTCGCCGCCGAACTCCGCACCCACCTCCTCGACCGGGTGCGGCAACTGGAGGCCGAAGGATTCAGCCGCGAGGAAGCCGAGCATCTGGCCGTGACCGCCATGGGGCGCCCGGCGGGCACCAACCGCGCCCTGCTGGGGCACGTGTTCACCACCGCTCTGGGCTGGACGGTCCTGACCGCCCTGGTGATCGGGGGCGGAGGCTGGTGGGTGTGGACCCGCGTGCCCCTCCCACTGCCCGGCGTGCGCGAGGCCAGCTGGAACTGGTCGAAGGAACTGAGCAGCGACGACCTGCGGGACATCCTGGGATATGAGTACGCCCCGCGCGGGCAGATGCTGGCCGGGACCCTGCGCGTGCCGCCGCGCACCGAGTGGGTGTACGTGGCCATTACCCCGGTCGGCAGCGGAGCGGGGCGCGGGAGCGGCTACTGGGCCATGCACCGGCTGGCGCCCGCACCCGGTCTGGGGCCCAACCGGGTTCGCCGCGCGCAGGTGGTGCTGGGCAGCAGCGTCTGGGAAACGGGACGGTGTGGCGGGAACGGGCTGGCCCTGTATGAGGACATGCGCTGGCCCGCCGAGCAAGGCAGGATACGGGGCTCTCCGCAGTGTCTGGCAACCCTGCCCCCCAGAACAACCGTGGAATGGGTCCAGAGCTCTTGGGGCAGGACCAGCTGGATGGTCGGTCAGGTCCGGAGCGACCATCACCGCGCGGCCCGGCCCCTTCCGATGAACACCTGGACGCCGCTGGCGCTCTACGGCCTGGATTACCGGAAGCTGGGCAGCAAGCAGCAGAGCGTGATCTGGCGCGGGGACGGCCAGGGTATGAAAGCGGCGTACCTGTATTCCGTGATGCCTGCAGATCACCAGATGCATCAGGCGGTCTTCCCGAATGAACCTGCTTCTCTATCGGGCCGATTCGACTGGGGACGGCACGCGCTCGGGCTGCCGAAACCGGACCTGCGGCTCAGCCGCTGA
- a CDS encoding 3-deoxy-7-phosphoheptulonate synthase, with the protein MTHPEPTIHAGRTENLNVSGFTPLITPRALKALHPLTPQAEATVLAGRKAAQDILHGRDERLLVVVGPCSIHDHEQALDYARRLADLRERVKDRLEVHMRVYVDKPRTTVGWRGYLLDPDMNGTNDINKGLELTRKLMVQVSELGLPVATELLDPFAPQYVFDAVAWACLGARTTESQTHRVMSSAVSAPMGFKNGTGGGIKLAVDAIVAARASHAFFTIDDDGQACIVHTLGNPDGHVILRGGRGGPNYAPQFVTEAAGLMSSAGLTPAVMVDCSHANSGSDHTRQSLVWRDVLHQRAAGQDAVRGLMIESNLRPGKQGIPADLSTLIPGLSVTDACVGWDETEALLLEAHAALGRETVSG; encoded by the coding sequence ATGACGCACCCCGAACCCACCATCCACGCTGGCCGCACCGAGAACCTGAACGTCAGCGGCTTCACGCCCCTGATCACCCCCCGCGCCCTGAAAGCCCTGCACCCCCTGACCCCGCAGGCCGAGGCGACCGTCCTGGCCGGACGCAAAGCCGCGCAGGACATCCTGCACGGCCGCGACGAGCGCCTGCTCGTGGTCGTCGGCCCCTGCTCCATCCACGACCACGAGCAGGCGCTCGACTACGCCCGCCGCCTCGCTGACCTGCGAGAACGCGTGAAAGACCGCCTGGAAGTGCACATGCGCGTGTACGTCGACAAGCCCCGCACCACCGTCGGCTGGCGCGGCTACCTGCTCGACCCGGACATGAACGGCACGAACGACATCAACAAGGGCCTCGAACTCACCCGCAAACTCATGGTGCAGGTCAGCGAACTGGGCCTGCCCGTCGCCACGGAACTCCTGGACCCGTTCGCGCCGCAGTACGTGTTCGACGCCGTCGCCTGGGCCTGCCTGGGCGCTCGCACCACCGAGTCGCAGACGCACCGCGTCATGAGCAGCGCCGTGTCCGCCCCCATGGGCTTCAAGAACGGCACGGGCGGCGGCATCAAACTCGCCGTGGACGCCATCGTCGCCGCGCGCGCCTCGCACGCGTTCTTCACCATTGACGACGACGGACAGGCCTGCATCGTCCACACCCTGGGCAACCCCGACGGGCACGTCATCCTGCGCGGCGGCCGCGGCGGCCCCAACTACGCCCCGCAGTTCGTCACGGAGGCCGCCGGACTCATGAGCAGCGCCGGACTGACCCCGGCCGTCATGGTGGACTGCTCGCACGCCAACAGCGGCTCAGACCACACCCGCCAGAGCCTCGTGTGGCGCGACGTGCTGCACCAGCGCGCCGCCGGACAGGACGCCGTGCGCGGCCTGATGATCGAGAGCAACCTCCGCCCCGGCAAGCAGGGCATCCCCGCCGACCTGAGCACCCTGATCCCCGGCCTGAGCGTCACGGACGCCTGCGTCGGCTGGGACGAGACCGAAGCGCTGCTGCTCGAAGCTCACGCCGCGCTGGGCCGCGAGACCGTCAGCGGCTGA